A single window of Sphaerodactylus townsendi isolate TG3544 linkage group LG03, MPM_Stown_v2.3, whole genome shotgun sequence DNA harbors:
- the LSMEM2 gene encoding leucine-rich single-pass membrane protein 2 isoform X1, translating into MPSKTGKGTPFELGSNDMAEINLHAVESISDLHYASSRHDCAKGSEGSNYSPPNTPQRTHGTFSKQFSLPNEDNTSFLPPVQAVHIIPACTCCPCFSPTCCPTGFLALLGVLVVASLALATLAVYLSVLQNESLRVLARWLESQEATIRQMRAVSLQIWSQLNATEPGIQT; encoded by the exons ATGCCCAGCAAAACTGGAAAAG GGACCCCTTTTGAACTTGGCAGCAATGACATGGCAGAAATAAACCTGCATGCAGTGGAGTCCATTAGTGACCTGCACTATGCGTCCAGCAGACATGACTGTGCCAAGGGCTCAGAAG GAAGCAACTATTCCCCACCCAACACACCACAGAGAACTCACGGCACTTTCTCCAAGCAGTTCAGCCTACCTAATGAGGACAACACATCCTTCCTACCACCAGTCCAAGCTGTCCACATCATCCCTGCTTGCACCTGCTGCCCCTGTTTCAGCCCAACCTGCTGCCCCACAGGCTTCCTTGCTCTCCTGGGAGTGCTCGTAGTGGCCAGCCTTGCTCttgccacactggctgtctatCTGAGTG TATTACAGAATGAATCACTTCGTGTTCTTGCCCGATGGTTGGAGTCCCAGGAGGCGACCATCCGGCAAATGAGGGCTGTCAGCTTGCAGATATGGAGTCAGCTGAATGCCACTGAGCCtggaattcaaacctga
- the LSMEM2 gene encoding leucine-rich single-pass membrane protein 2 isoform X2 yields MAEINLHAVESISDLHYASSRHDCAKGSEGSNYSPPNTPQRTHGTFSKQFSLPNEDNTSFLPPVQAVHIIPACTCCPCFSPTCCPTGFLALLGVLVVASLALATLAVYLSVLQNESLRVLARWLESQEATIRQMRAVSLQIWSQLNATEPGIQT; encoded by the exons ATGGCAGAAATAAACCTGCATGCAGTGGAGTCCATTAGTGACCTGCACTATGCGTCCAGCAGACATGACTGTGCCAAGGGCTCAGAAG GAAGCAACTATTCCCCACCCAACACACCACAGAGAACTCACGGCACTTTCTCCAAGCAGTTCAGCCTACCTAATGAGGACAACACATCCTTCCTACCACCAGTCCAAGCTGTCCACATCATCCCTGCTTGCACCTGCTGCCCCTGTTTCAGCCCAACCTGCTGCCCCACAGGCTTCCTTGCTCTCCTGGGAGTGCTCGTAGTGGCCAGCCTTGCTCttgccacactggctgtctatCTGAGTG TATTACAGAATGAATCACTTCGTGTTCTTGCCCGATGGTTGGAGTCCCAGGAGGCGACCATCCGGCAAATGAGGGCTGTCAGCTTGCAGATATGGAGTCAGCTGAATGCCACTGAGCCtggaattcaaacctga
- the IFRD2 gene encoding interferon-related developmental regulator 2 — protein sequence MPQPRSRRGDRARRGARGARSSAKMDSQASDDDAASEVLSHCSSANETASIAEEVTGGEAVDEQAQEEEMEDKLKECIDNVMDKSAKTRQVALQSLRLAFSSKILFDFLVERRLTVTDSLEKCLKKGKGEEQSLAATVLTLLCLQMGSGPEGEEVFCSLRPLLISILTDSTASPVARQSCATALGMCCYIAAADVEDLVSCLACLEGIFGSSCSKEASSEPSHHSPPLQVLHCNALQSWSLLLTICPSTQIKKILDNHLPTLPLMLSSDNVNLRIVAGETIALLFELARDTEEDFFYDETDLLCTKLKALATDSNKYRAKTDRRKQRSIFRDVLHYIENGECHEETIKFGLECMYVDSWARRRTYNAFKEALGSGVRHHLQNNELLREVFELGPPLVLDAAAIKASKISRFEKHLYNSAAFKARTKARSRVRDKRADIL from the exons ATGCCCCAGCCACGGTCACGGCGCGGCGACAGAGCCCGCAGGGGCGCCCGAG GAGCCCGaagcagtgccaagatggattcCCAGGCCAGTGATGACGACGCAGCTAGTGAAGTGCTGAGTCACTGCAGCAGTGCCAATGAAACTGCTAGTATAGCAGAGGAAGTAACAG GAGGTGAGGCAGTTGATGAGCAAGCACAGGAAGAGGAAATGGAAGATAAGCTGAAAGAGTGCATTGACAACGTGATGGACAAGAG TGCCAAGACACGACAGGTGGCTCTACAGAGCCTGCGGCTCGCATTTTCCTCCAAGATACTCTTTGACTTCCTCGTAGAACGTAGGCTCACCGTGACGGACTCCTTGGAGAAGTGCCTGAAAAAAG GTAAAGGGGAGGAACAGTCCCTTGCTGCTACTGTTCTTACGCTACTGTGCCTTCAGATGGGCTCGGGGCCTGAGGGGGAGGAGGTGTTCTGCAGCCTGAGACCCCTTCTTATTAGCATCCTGACAGACTCCACCGCCAGTCCAGTTGCTCGGCAAAGT TGTGCCACTGCTCTTGGGATGTGCTGCTATATCGCTGCAGCAGATGTGGAG GACCTGGTTTCCTGCCTTGCATGCCTAGAGGGCATCTTTGGGTCCTCCTGCAGCAAGGAGGCCAGCTCTGAGCCCTCTCACCACAGCCCTCCGCTCCAGGTCTTGCATTGCAATGCCCTCCAGTCCTGGTCCCTGCTCCTCACCATCTGCCCAAGCACCCAGATCAAGAAGATCCTGGACAA TCACTTACCTACATTGCCTCTGATGCTGTCCAGTGATAATGTCAATCTTCGGATTGTGGCAGGTGAAACAATTGCACTGCTCTTTGAACTGGCCCGGGACACGGAG GAGGATTTTTTCTATGACGAAACAGACCTGCTGTGCACAAAGCTGAAAGCCCTGGCCACTGACAGCAACAAATACCGGGCCAAGACAGACCGGCGAAAGCAACGCTCCATCTTTCGGGATGTGCTGCACTATATTGAG AATGGGGAGTGCCATGAGGAGACCATCAAGTTTGGCCTGGAATGCATGTATGTGGACAGCTGGGCAAGGAGAAGAACATACAATGCCTTCAAAGAAGCACTTGGCTCTGGAGTCCGGCACCACCTGCAG AACAACGAGTTGCTGCGTGAGGTATTTGAACTTGGCCCCCCGCTTGTGCTAGATGCTGCAGCCATCAAAGCCAGCAAAATCTCACGCTTCGAGAAG CATCTGTACAATTCAGCTGCTTTCAAGGCTAGGACAAAAGCAAGGAGCCGCGTTCGAGATAAGCGAGCAGACATCCTTTGA